In Tenacibaculum sp. 190524A02b, the genomic stretch ATTCCATTGATATTTATATACATGAATTGATGAAACATAAATAAAATTAAACGGTCTAGAATTATCATAATTCCCTACAAATTCTTGTGAATTTATTATTCCTTTAAATTTAGGTGAAACACCATGATGAATTAAAACTTGATTTTTATTAGTTATATTTAAAACTTCATTAACACGTTTTTTTGCATATTGAGAAATAAAAATAATACCTTCAGAGTTTTTAAAGCTTTTTTTTTGTTTTTTAAAATTTAGCCAAAACCTAATTACTTCTTTCTTCGAGTTTATTTCTTTCCAAATATCTCTTTCATATAATAGCATATTACGAGACATTCCTATTAAAGGTTTGAAATTTCCTATATAATCTCCTGTGACTGCTAGCAATATATCACAATACCTTTTTACTTCATTATCATATTTAAATATTTGAAACCATAGACGATGAATTATTTTTTTATTAAATTCTGAATAAGTTTTTTTTATAATCTTATTCGAATTAGGAAGTTTATCTAGAACTTGTTGCGATGCAAAGAGTATTACTGACTCTATCCACTCTTCTTCAGGTAAATTATTAAGGATTTCTTTTAAATGTGTAACCCCTCCTCCACTTCCTACATTTGATGCATCTATTCCTATTCTCATTTGTTTTAATTTACCTCTAAAAAATTTAAATAACGTTGTGTAATTTTTTTCACGTTTAACTTATCATTAATTCTTTGTGCCTTTATTCCTAAATCATATCTCAATTCCTCAGATTTAATTAACCTATTTATTGAGTTGACTAAAGAATCTATGCTTCTAACTGGTATTAAAATTCCATTTTTCTCATTCTCTATAATATCCCTTGGGCCAGCATTACAATCAAAACTAATGCAAGGTAAACCTGCACTCATTGCTTCAACTAAAGCATTGGGAAATCCCTCTGAAATTGATGTGAATGCAAAAATAGAAGCTCTTGATAACCACTCATCAACATTTTTAACTGACCCCATTAAAAAAATTTTATCTTCTAGCTCTAAAACCTCAATTTGTTTTTCTAATTCTTTTCTTAAAGTACCCTCTCCTAAAATTATAAGCTTCCAACTTTTATCTTGCAACTTACTAAAAGCTTCTATTAGATATTGCTGCCCTTTTTCCGGTACTAATCTACCAATATTCAAAATAATTTTTTCCTTCTTAATTTTGTGCGATTTAATCTTTTTTACTGGATTAGGTATAACTTTAATATTTTTATTTTTTATTTTCGCTACTAAAACACTTTTTGCTAATTGAGTTTGAGCAATAATTCCTTCTGCTTTATTATAAGTAAATCTTTTTAACAATTTCTTTATTATAGATTTCTTTATCATAGGATTATTCCTATCCGATACGAAAATTTTTAACCCTAAAAAAGTACTAGCAATAATTGTAAAGGAGTTATATTTTTCCATAAAACTAAGAACTGCATCTGGTTTTTCTTCTTTTAAAAGTTTCCTTAATCTAAAGAAAACTCCTATTTGAGATTTTATTTTATTTAACTTTCCTTTACCTTCAAACCCTAACCTATGAATATTTACCTGATTATTTATTTCATAAAAATCTTCTGATTTAGCTAACAAAATTAAAATAACTTCTAAATTTTCAAATTTTACACTATTATTTGCTAGCTCTGAAATAACCCTCTCTGCTCCTCCTTGCTTTAAAGTAGGAATAACAAGAATAATTTTTTTATTGAACATCTTCATAATTGATATTATCTTTCATTAAAATAGTGGGTAACGTTAAACTATGAATCTCCATAATACTATTCACTAATATCTTTCTCAATGAATATATATTTCCAAAAAAGTTCAAAGATAATATTATAAATAATATATATATTGTGACTTTATTCTTTGCTCCATTTACAAAATCATTAATTAGTAAAAAGACGAAAAAAAATAAGGAAATTGCTAAATATCTTAAATATACTGTTGGAACTACATAGAATGCATTCGTAAATGAAGCTACTAAAAGAAATATATTTCTTAAAACAAGGGTTTTCGTTTTATTTAACAATATATAAATAGCAGATATAAAAAACCATAAGCTTTGAAATATGGTTCTAATACGATTATTAAAATTACCAGAATTAACACTATTAGTTATAAAGTCTTCTCCTCCTAAATAACTTTGAGCTTTAGTCTCAAGTACTTCGGACAGACCAACTCCAGATATAATGCTAATCAAAAAGTCTTTAGGAATAAATAAAAAACCAAACGACAATATGAATAAAATTAAAAATAATTTATTAAATCTTTCTTTAAAAAAGAAAACAATAAAATAAAGTGGTAAGAAAACAAGAACACTAAAATGAACTAAAATTGCACCAATAATTAATAAAATACTACGTAGATTAATTTTTTTTCTGAAAAAAGTATAAACAAACGAATACAAGATTAAGGCACTAGCTAAAGTAAATCTAATTCCAGAAAATAAACTCGGTGGTGAAACTGAGAATAGTATTAAAAATGTTATAATGAAAAAGTTTTTTTTACTTATTACTTCAAAACCTTCAAGCAACTTAAAAAAACTACTGTACAACAATAACATTGTTATAAATGATATACCTAAAAATAAAAAATCCAACGGTATATTTAACATTGAAAATATGTATATTAACAAGTAGAAAATATAATCAGGCTTTAATGATAAAAAATCAGAAATACTAACTAACTTAAAATCATCATATAAATAATAATAGTACGCCT encodes the following:
- a CDS encoding glycosyltransferase family 1 protein, encoding MRIGIDASNVGSGGGVTHLKEILNNLPEEEWIESVILFASQQVLDKLPNSNKIIKKTYSEFNKKIIHRLWFQIFKYDNEVKRYCDILLAVTGDYIGNFKPLIGMSRNMLLYERDIWKEINSKKEVIRFWLNFKKQKKSFKNSEGIIFISQYAKKRVNEVLNITNKNQVLIHHGVSPKFKGIINSQEFVGNYDNSRPFNFIYVSSIHVYKYQWNVVKAISNLRKKGFPVKLTLIGGSIFKPAEDLLIKTIKEVDSNGEFISYLGHLVYENIEKEYKKADGIIFASTCENMPNILIESMSSALPIACSSKAPMPEFLDSGGFYFEPKLVQSIENSLVKLLNSPKERELMIKENLERIKKYSWNKTAEETFSFIRDTYNKFKNVEK
- a CDS encoding EpsG family protein, translated to MALKKDENTFVQVMIFIISPFLSLPFILHGIYEKNKRSVVFLIGVISLMSYLYVPLDTNDKAYYYYLYDDFKLVSISDFLSLKPDYIFYLLIYIFSMLNIPLDFLFLGISFITMLLLYSSFFKLLEGFEVISKKNFFIITFLILFSVSPPSLFSGIRFTLASALILYSFVYTFFRKKINLRSILLIIGAILVHFSVLVFLPLYFIVFFFKERFNKLFLILFILSFGFLFIPKDFLISIISGVGLSEVLETKAQSYLGGEDFITNSVNSGNFNNRIRTIFQSLWFFISAIYILLNKTKTLVLRNIFLLVASFTNAFYVVPTVYLRYLAISLFFFVFLLINDFVNGAKNKVTIYILFIILSLNFFGNIYSLRKILVNSIMEIHSLTLPTILMKDNINYEDVQ
- a CDS encoding glycosyltransferase family 4 protein, with the translated sequence MKMFNKKIILVIPTLKQGGAERVISELANNSVKFENLEVILILLAKSEDFYEINNQVNIHRLGFEGKGKLNKIKSQIGVFFRLRKLLKEEKPDAVLSFMEKYNSFTIIASTFLGLKIFVSDRNNPMIKKSIIKKLLKRFTYNKAEGIIAQTQLAKSVLVAKIKNKNIKVIPNPVKKIKSHKIKKEKIILNIGRLVPEKGQQYLIEAFSKLQDKSWKLIILGEGTLRKELEKQIEVLELEDKIFLMGSVKNVDEWLSRASIFAFTSISEGFPNALVEAMSAGLPCISFDCNAGPRDIIENEKNGILIPVRSIDSLVNSINRLIKSEELRYDLGIKAQRINDKLNVKKITQRYLNFLEVN